One genomic region from Salmonirosea aquatica encodes:
- a CDS encoding recombinase family protein, giving the protein MRVGYARVSTQEQTLDSQTDALRQAGCERIYEDRISGTKSRKPEFELMMGFLRKGDTIVIWKLDRLGRSTRGLIELVEELGNKGIHLVSLNDPIDTTSPGGLLVFQIFCALAEHERNVIVQRTRAGLESARARGRKGGRPKGLAVKYQKMAPSVRDLYELGQQSTTQIMNSFQIGSRRTLYKILRHAGVSIRPVERSIRKDD; this is encoded by the coding sequence ATGCGGGTAGGATACGCACGGGTCAGCACCCAGGAGCAAACATTAGATTCGCAGACCGATGCTTTACGTCAGGCAGGTTGCGAACGGATTTATGAAGACAGAATATCCGGAACGAAGTCCCGTAAACCGGAATTTGAATTGATGATGGGTTTCTTACGTAAGGGGGATACCATCGTAATCTGGAAGCTGGACCGGCTGGGGAGGTCGACACGTGGGCTTATTGAACTCGTTGAAGAACTTGGCAACAAAGGCATCCATCTGGTGTCTCTCAATGATCCTATCGATACTACTTCACCCGGAGGCTTGCTAGTGTTCCAAATATTCTGTGCGCTTGCTGAACATGAGCGCAATGTCATTGTGCAGCGTACCCGTGCCGGACTCGAGTCGGCTCGTGCCAGAGGGAGAAAAGGTGGTCGACCAAAGGGATTAGCTGTAAAATATCAGAAGATGGCTCCTTCGGTAAGGGATCTTTATGAACTAGGCCAGCAGTCTACAACCCAAATCATGAATTCCTTTCAGATTGGAAGTCGCAGGACATTGTACAAGATACTTCGTCACGCCGGGGTTAGCATCAGGCCGGTTGAGCGCTCAATACGTAAGGATGATTGA
- a CDS encoding RagB/SusD family nutrient uptake outer membrane protein, whose amino-acid sequence MRKFITAFFAITLLISFQSSCTNDLIINPQDQYSEVTFWNTQADALAGLTGCYNTLLDCQNWFYETDLITANGLAYNESNGTDLIARGVHTPITDLIASRWVQAYRGIGRTNTFLAKIDGIPNMTDALKNRTIGEAKFLRAFFYQGLVDVYGGVPLIVDQPDLATQANLPRNSKEEVLAQIIKDLDEAIPALPDKYSAANDLGRVTKGAALALKSRVLLYNGRWAEAATAAKTVIDSKTYTLFPSYRNLFLLANERNVEVIFNVEYQLPRFSHSLDYVSYVLNRPAPTRNLADVYLMTDGKPKEESPLYDPLKPYDNRDPRLLQTMYPVGYKFNGRITIPNNVPTTGFGLKKYTNLTDEDAQPAPAQNRNEINLILIRYAEVLLTYAEAQNEAVGPDASVYSAINTIRRRPSVNMPELPVGLTQAEMRSQIRRERRVELAFEGLYYSDTKRWKTIEIENNQPVLNYLNQSIRQRNFDKNRDYLWPVPSNQIQFNANLKQNQGWF is encoded by the coding sequence ATGAGAAAATTTATTACAGCATTTTTCGCTATTACACTTCTGATTTCTTTCCAAAGCAGCTGTACGAATGATTTGATTATCAACCCGCAGGATCAGTACAGCGAAGTTACCTTCTGGAACACCCAGGCCGACGCGCTGGCCGGCCTGACGGGGTGCTACAATACGTTGCTTGACTGCCAGAACTGGTTTTATGAAACAGATCTGATTACCGCAAATGGCCTGGCCTATAACGAATCCAACGGCACGGATCTTATAGCACGGGGGGTGCACACGCCTATAACCGACCTGATAGCCAGCCGTTGGGTGCAGGCGTATCGAGGCATCGGCCGAACGAATACTTTTTTGGCGAAAATTGACGGTATACCCAATATGACTGACGCCCTGAAGAACCGAACCATTGGCGAGGCGAAATTTCTGCGTGCCTTCTTTTACCAGGGGCTGGTTGATGTTTACGGCGGTGTGCCCCTGATCGTTGATCAGCCCGACTTGGCTACTCAAGCGAATCTGCCCCGCAACTCAAAAGAGGAGGTATTGGCCCAGATCATTAAAGATCTAGACGAGGCGATTCCCGCTCTTCCGGACAAGTACAGCGCAGCAAACGACCTTGGCCGTGTTACCAAAGGTGCTGCACTGGCCCTTAAATCGCGGGTTTTACTCTACAATGGCAGATGGGCCGAAGCCGCGACAGCTGCCAAAACCGTAATTGATAGCAAAACGTACACTTTGTTCCCCAGCTACCGGAATCTCTTTCTGCTTGCGAATGAGCGCAATGTGGAGGTTATATTCAATGTGGAGTATCAGTTGCCGCGCTTTTCGCACAGCCTGGACTACGTCAGTTACGTACTCAACCGCCCGGCCCCAACCCGCAATCTAGCCGATGTTTATCTGATGACCGACGGAAAACCCAAGGAAGAATCACCTCTTTACGATCCGCTGAAACCATATGACAATCGTGATCCTCGCCTGCTTCAAACAATGTATCCCGTAGGATATAAGTTCAACGGGCGGATAACGATTCCCAATAATGTGCCGACCACCGGCTTCGGCCTGAAAAAATATACGAATCTCACCGACGAAGACGCGCAGCCGGCCCCTGCCCAAAATAGAAATGAGATCAATCTCATTCTCATACGCTACGCGGAGGTTCTGCTTACCTACGCGGAAGCCCAAAATGAAGCGGTCGGACCGGATGCCAGCGTATACAGTGCTATCAATACGATCAGACGCCGACCATCGGTCAATATGCCGGAACTCCCCGTTGGTCTCACTCAGGCTGAAATGCGTAGCCAGATACGTCGTGAACGACGGGTTGAGCTGGCTTTTGAGGGCTTATATTACAGCGATACAAAACGCTGGAAGACCATTGAGATCGAAAACAACCAACCCGTTTTAAATTACCTGAACCAATCCATCCGTCAGCGTAATTTCGACAAAAACAGGGACTACTTGTGGCCTGTACCCAGTAATCAGATCCAGTTCAATGCAAATCTGAAACAAAACCAAGGCTGGTTTTAA
- a CDS encoding recombinase family protein has product MNQTFGYARVSTADQNTDTQLDALGKFGCDRIFQEKISGLSVQRPALDEMLALLRPGDTVVVSRFNRLGRSRDHLIQLIGNFSERGIVFKALDLGIDSATPSGKLVIGIFAALAEYDREMGFF; this is encoded by the coding sequence ATGAACCAGACCTTTGGTTACGCTCGTGTCTCGACCGCCGACCAGAACACCGACACCCAGCTCGACGCGCTCGGGAAGTTCGGCTGCGACCGCATCTTCCAGGAAAAAATCAGCGGCCTTTCGGTGCAGCGCCCAGCCCTGGACGAAATGCTCGCCCTGCTCCGCCCCGGCGACACGGTGGTCGTCTCCCGCTTCAACCGCCTGGGCCGCAGCCGCGACCACCTGATCCAGCTGATCGGCAACTTCTCCGAGCGCGGCATCGTCTTCAAGGCCCTGGACCTGGGCATCGACTCGGCCACGCCCTCGGGCAAGCTGGTGATCGGCATCTTCGCCGCCCTGGCCGAGTACGACCGCGAAATGGGATTCTTTTAG
- a CDS encoding SusC/RagA family TonB-linked outer membrane protein: MQKSLLIFRVNLLTALLVLSKVSDVEAQTMAWANQQTPAEQSATAHARSAPIELRQLLNQLETTYQVQFNYKASLVSGVVVSSPALIDYEGHIADQLNASLGPSRLRCRAIDAHTFVIQPQASPKKDDSNTRKSTPLGGQPLLHAVGTESLLQSDLAPDRVLSGRVTDGNNGEVLPGVSVVVKGTTRGTVTDVSGLYSITVPDDSIVLVFSYVGFLSQETIVGNRSTIDVQLLPGNNSLDEVVVIGYGTQKKVNLTGAISTVDLSKQENAPITNSSQLLQGVDGVYVNQPGGQPGRDVATIRIRGVGTLNNSNPLVLVNGIEFPLENVNPADIESISVLKDAASASIYGSRAANGVVLITTKGGKKGKFTVDYNYYAGNQYVNYLPDFVKDPVEFMQFRNLAQRNEGRTAVDYSDALIEEYKQGVLKDPNIYPNNDWYNIMFRPGSMQNHDIRFSAGTDKLTYSLSLRYLTQEGVLLGTSSKNYSLNYNTVAQVSERLKIGALINASYKDIKEPVAGVANLMEMTFKAQAFHPTYLPDGSYANTFIRTPGHNVFRNPLALANEGKNNTTLQQVLVNIFAEYQLPLNINFKINGAINKADNLTAQFVPEVYTYQVKNGDPQLIPFDGQGNRGTRQTNSGALNTTLFNTLTWEGLIGSKHSLKALAGYSRESFGSRNFYARNEGYLGNTLQELNAGSANPAVGGTSSESRLQSFFGRVNYIFNEKYIAEANFRYDGSSRFAPGRQWGFFPSVSLGWRINEENFLKNVPWLDELKLRTSIGQLGNQNIGLFRYVNLVALGEDYPFGNTISSGAAVNAYNDPTITWETTTVSNIGLDVGLFRNKVTFTTEFFKKRTTDILSTVPIPAQVGSLGGPIQNIGTVDNTGIELSGGFTQNIRAFKVNMTGGITYVKNKVVDLKGSVIYGNRTIITEGSPINSYYLLNAIGIFQSQEEIDGSPVQNSNTKPGYLKYQDVNGDNNIAESDRVIQGSNIPKLTYQFNANLSYKRFSLSAFFQGVGRVYTFTERIGAMPFWFGTSVTREWLTNAWTPDNPNATLPIITTYEGSTAENYRDSNFWLKNASYLRLKNVQLNYDLPVDWVSKIGIQKVKLFVNGQNLLTFTPLKGFDPEKNLNGTNFYEFPTVKTFTAGINLTF; encoded by the coding sequence GCCGTGCCATTGATGCCCATACTTTCGTTATACAACCCCAGGCCAGCCCTAAAAAAGACGATTCGAATACACGTAAATCGACGCCCCTGGGTGGTCAGCCCTTACTCCATGCTGTTGGTACAGAATCCCTCCTTCAAAGCGATCTTGCGCCTGACCGGGTTCTGTCGGGGCGCGTGACTGACGGCAATAACGGCGAAGTTCTGCCTGGTGTCAGCGTGGTGGTGAAGGGTACTACCAGAGGCACAGTTACAGACGTCAGTGGACTTTATTCCATTACAGTGCCGGATGATAGCATCGTGCTGGTTTTTTCCTACGTGGGCTTTCTTTCGCAGGAAACAATTGTCGGTAATCGCTCCACAATAGATGTACAGCTGCTGCCCGGCAACAATTCGCTCGATGAAGTTGTCGTCATTGGCTACGGGACGCAGAAAAAAGTAAATCTTACCGGAGCCATCTCCACGGTTGATCTCAGTAAGCAGGAAAACGCCCCGATAACGAATTCGTCCCAATTGCTACAAGGCGTTGATGGGGTTTATGTTAACCAGCCCGGTGGACAACCCGGCCGCGATGTCGCTACGATTCGGATTCGTGGCGTGGGTACACTGAATAATAGCAACCCATTAGTGCTGGTAAATGGCATTGAGTTTCCTTTGGAGAATGTAAACCCAGCTGATATTGAGAGTATCTCGGTACTAAAGGACGCGGCCTCAGCTTCCATCTATGGGTCACGGGCAGCAAACGGGGTAGTGCTCATCACTACAAAAGGGGGCAAAAAAGGCAAGTTCACGGTTGATTACAATTACTACGCAGGTAACCAATACGTAAATTATTTGCCAGATTTTGTGAAAGATCCCGTGGAGTTCATGCAGTTCCGTAACCTGGCCCAACGGAACGAAGGGCGAACAGCAGTAGACTATTCAGATGCGCTAATCGAAGAATACAAACAGGGCGTTCTGAAAGATCCAAATATATACCCGAACAACGATTGGTATAACATCATGTTCAGGCCCGGTAGCATGCAAAATCATGATATTCGCTTTTCAGCCGGTACCGACAAACTCACCTATTCCCTATCCCTGCGCTATCTGACGCAGGAAGGCGTGCTACTCGGTACGAGTTCAAAGAATTACTCCCTCAACTACAATACCGTGGCCCAGGTCAGTGAACGCTTGAAAATTGGTGCGCTGATTAATGCTTCCTACAAAGACATTAAGGAGCCAGTGGCGGGAGTAGCTAACCTGATGGAAATGACCTTTAAAGCTCAGGCTTTCCATCCCACTTACCTTCCCGATGGTAGTTACGCCAACACCTTTATCCGAACCCCGGGCCACAATGTATTCCGCAATCCGCTGGCACTGGCCAACGAGGGAAAAAACAATACGACTCTCCAGCAGGTGCTGGTTAATATCTTCGCGGAATATCAGCTTCCCCTCAATATCAACTTTAAAATCAATGGCGCAATAAACAAAGCGGACAACCTCACGGCTCAGTTTGTCCCGGAGGTGTATACCTATCAGGTAAAAAACGGCGATCCGCAGCTCATTCCTTTCGATGGGCAGGGCAACCGGGGTACCCGACAAACCAATTCCGGGGCGCTCAATACCACTCTTTTCAATACGCTTACGTGGGAAGGGCTCATCGGCAGCAAACACAGCCTGAAAGCCCTGGCGGGTTATAGCCGTGAATCATTTGGCAGTCGTAATTTTTACGCCCGGAATGAAGGGTATCTTGGCAATACGCTTCAGGAACTGAACGCCGGCTCTGCAAACCCGGCGGTAGGAGGTACCTCTTCCGAGTCTCGCCTTCAATCATTCTTCGGTCGCGTGAACTATATTTTCAACGAAAAATACATTGCGGAAGCTAATTTCAGGTACGACGGCTCTTCCCGTTTTGCCCCGGGACGACAGTGGGGATTTTTTCCTTCCGTGTCGTTAGGATGGCGGATCAATGAAGAAAATTTTCTAAAAAACGTCCCCTGGCTTGATGAATTAAAACTGCGGACATCTATTGGCCAGCTGGGCAACCAAAATATTGGCCTTTTCAGGTATGTTAACCTGGTGGCACTGGGCGAGGATTATCCTTTTGGTAACACCATTTCGTCCGGCGCGGCGGTAAATGCTTACAATGACCCAACTATAACCTGGGAGACCACCACTGTGAGTAACATAGGGCTTGATGTTGGTCTATTTCGGAACAAGGTTACTTTCACGACAGAATTTTTCAAAAAGCGCACTACAGATATATTGAGCACGGTGCCCATCCCGGCTCAGGTGGGTTCGCTGGGCGGCCCGATACAAAACATTGGTACCGTCGACAATACGGGTATCGAGTTAAGCGGTGGCTTTACGCAAAATATCAGGGCATTCAAGGTGAACATGACGGGTGGAATCACCTATGTGAAAAATAAAGTAGTCGATCTGAAAGGCAGCGTGATATATGGTAATCGCACCATAATAACGGAGGGTTCACCCATCAACTCGTACTATCTCCTCAATGCTATTGGCATATTTCAGAGCCAGGAGGAGATCGATGGCTCTCCGGTGCAGAACTCGAATACCAAACCCGGTTATTTGAAATATCAGGACGTAAATGGGGACAATAATATTGCCGAGTCAGACCGCGTTATCCAGGGATCGAACATACCCAAACTGACGTACCAGTTCAACGCGAACCTCAGCTACAAACGCTTTTCACTCAGTGCTTTTTTTCAGGGCGTTGGCCGGGTTTACACTTTCACGGAGCGAATCGGCGCCATGCCTTTCTGGTTTGGCACCTCTGTCACCAGGGAATGGCTTACCAATGCGTGGACACCCGACAATCCCAACGCAACGCTACCAATCATAACGACCTACGAGGGAAGTACGGCGGAAAACTACCGTGATTCAAATTTCTGGCTCAAAAATGCTTCCTATCTGCGATTGAAAAACGTTCAGCTCAATTATGACCTGCCCGTCGACTGGGTGAGCAAAATCGGCATTCAGAAAGTCAAGCTGTTTGTCAACGGCCAGAACCTGCTCACATTTACGCCCCTCAAAGGATTTGATCCCGAGAAAAATCTCAACGGAACCAATTTCTATGAGTTCCCAACGGTCAAAACGTTCACCGCTGGTATCAATTTAACGTTTTAA
- a CDS encoding Tn3 family transposase, with the protein MPAEFLSDQERERYQSIPSDLPQEDLIRYCFLSPTDHLLVAGMRRDHNRLGFALQLTVIRLMNHLPQEWYRKVPDNLINYVAGQLAIDDPRCLNNYGSREKTISEHSYMILSYLKRRRWQPLIDTVPLERWLLERALEHDNEHVLLSLACDWLRKEGILRPAIIELERLVVSLADLAHQETYRRLSTLLTDSFKEELDKLLTVDTVLKITPHNWLSKPPVSPTANQIKLMLHKRQYLAKLGIEQWDTSSLHPNRRKRLAVLARSKTNQAVMRMSGTKRYPMLVAFCLEAYITITDYTLRLFDEYWEDICGQSARELTEYQLKQVKSRDGALVTLGKAAEPIVDEINIPAAELRASIYASVSRSELVEAISIMQRLTKQGPRTFHHFLVNRYRSIKSFSASFLDILTFEHVFAGDDFEQALQLVADWQTSRKRKSPDEIPMKFMLPSWKSFVEPVKGQIDRPAYELSVLARLRDRLRSGDVYVNHSRKYASPDTYLIPEANWKAHRTELLTYLGYRDATPYRLDEQISELESHLPLMERILADGGDIRLDDEGELVVTPLKADDVPDSLKALRAAVDRLLPRVELTDLLVEVDNWTGFSSELTGLENESKSKDHQALLYAALLAGACNIPLAEMAQSTGLDYQSLWWVSTNYIREETLKRATVRLVNYQHELWLSSYWGSGVLSSSDGQRFPVSGKIRNAQSIPRYYGYGRGYTLITHTSDQYAQYGSRSVPSTIRDATYVLDEILGNETDLEIVEHTTDTGGYTDIVFALFDLLGLLFSPRLRDLANQRLCRIKGMDLRYPSLKFTSNFRPEYVRARWDDLLRVAATLKSGWVTSSLLISKLQGYPRQHHLTALLQEYGKLVKTTFILRYLQSKPLRRRIHAQLNKGEQLHALRAWLWFGGDGHLRRKQEDAQQETAGCLNVLTNLVVVWNTAYTQEVLKKHQEDGHTVDENDFGHLSPARFAHINRLGRYTFQKVDQFEENGLRPLRS; encoded by the coding sequence ATGCCCGCTGAATTTCTTTCTGATCAAGAACGCGAACGTTATCAAAGCATTCCATCTGATCTACCGCAGGAGGATTTAATCCGGTATTGTTTTCTATCCCCAACAGATCATCTGCTGGTAGCCGGTATGCGGCGTGATCACAACAGGCTAGGGTTTGCCCTCCAGTTGACGGTTATAAGGTTGATGAACCATTTGCCCCAGGAATGGTACCGGAAGGTACCGGACAATCTGATCAATTATGTTGCGGGACAACTGGCCATTGACGATCCGCGATGCCTTAACAATTATGGAAGTCGGGAAAAAACGATCTCGGAACATTCATACATGATCCTTTCGTATCTAAAACGAAGAAGGTGGCAACCCCTAATCGATACGGTACCCCTGGAGCGTTGGCTTTTGGAGCGAGCCTTAGAGCATGATAACGAACATGTGCTATTATCTCTGGCATGTGACTGGCTAAGGAAAGAAGGAATTTTAAGGCCAGCCATTATCGAACTGGAGCGGCTGGTGGTTTCCCTAGCTGATTTAGCGCATCAGGAAACCTATCGCCGGCTTTCGACACTGTTGACCGATTCCTTCAAAGAGGAATTAGACAAGCTTCTGACCGTTGACACAGTCTTGAAGATAACCCCACACAACTGGCTTTCAAAACCTCCGGTTAGTCCAACGGCGAACCAAATCAAACTCATGCTGCATAAACGGCAATATCTTGCCAAGCTCGGTATCGAACAATGGGATACCAGCAGTCTGCATCCCAACCGTCGAAAGCGGCTTGCAGTCCTGGCCAGGAGTAAGACCAATCAGGCAGTGATGCGAATGTCCGGCACAAAACGTTACCCCATGCTGGTTGCTTTTTGCCTGGAAGCATACATTACAATCACGGATTATACCCTGAGGCTTTTTGATGAGTACTGGGAGGATATCTGTGGCCAATCAGCGCGGGAGCTGACCGAGTACCAACTGAAACAAGTCAAGTCCAGGGATGGCGCACTTGTTACTTTGGGAAAGGCTGCCGAACCTATTGTGGATGAGATCAACATTCCGGCTGCCGAATTGAGAGCTAGTATATATGCCAGCGTATCCAGAAGCGAGTTAGTAGAAGCCATCAGTATCATGCAAAGGCTGACCAAACAAGGGCCAAGGACTTTTCACCACTTTCTTGTTAACCGCTACCGATCCATTAAATCCTTTTCTGCCAGTTTTTTGGATATCCTGACCTTCGAGCATGTCTTTGCAGGGGATGATTTTGAACAGGCGCTTCAATTGGTAGCCGACTGGCAAACGAGCAGAAAGCGAAAGAGTCCTGATGAAATACCTATGAAATTCATGCTGCCATCCTGGAAATCCTTCGTTGAGCCTGTAAAGGGGCAAATTGACAGACCCGCTTATGAGTTAAGTGTTCTGGCCCGGCTGCGGGACCGGCTCCGGTCGGGAGATGTCTATGTGAATCACTCCCGGAAATATGCGAGTCCGGATACTTATTTGATCCCGGAAGCCAACTGGAAAGCGCATCGTACCGAATTGCTTACCTATTTAGGCTACAGGGATGCAACACCCTACCGGTTGGATGAGCAAATTTCGGAACTGGAATCACACTTGCCGCTGATGGAAAGAATACTGGCCGATGGCGGTGATATTCGTCTGGATGATGAGGGTGAGCTGGTAGTAACTCCGTTAAAGGCGGATGACGTACCTGATTCGTTAAAAGCGCTTCGGGCAGCTGTCGACAGGTTGTTGCCGCGGGTTGAGCTAACTGATTTGCTGGTCGAAGTAGACAATTGGACAGGATTTTCCAGTGAACTGACAGGTTTGGAGAATGAATCCAAGAGTAAAGACCACCAGGCATTGTTGTATGCAGCACTTCTTGCGGGAGCATGTAATATTCCCCTGGCCGAAATGGCCCAGAGTACAGGTCTTGACTATCAGTCACTTTGGTGGGTGTCGACCAATTACATCAGGGAAGAGACTCTCAAACGGGCTACGGTCCGGCTGGTTAACTATCAACATGAACTTTGGTTGTCCTCCTATTGGGGCAGCGGGGTGTTGTCTTCTTCTGACGGGCAGCGCTTTCCGGTAAGCGGCAAAATCCGTAATGCACAATCCATTCCGCGTTATTACGGTTACGGCAGGGGGTATACGCTCATTACCCATACCTCAGACCAGTATGCCCAGTATGGTAGTAGATCTGTACCGTCGACAATCCGGGATGCGACTTATGTGCTGGATGAAATACTGGGTAACGAGACAGATCTTGAAATTGTAGAGCACACAACAGACACCGGCGGATATACAGATATTGTTTTCGCCTTGTTCGATTTGTTAGGGCTGCTCTTTTCTCCCAGGCTGCGCGACCTGGCAAACCAACGGCTTTGCCGGATTAAGGGAATGGACTTACGGTATCCCTCGCTTAAATTCACTTCAAACTTCCGACCAGAATACGTCCGTGCCAGATGGGATGACCTGCTACGAGTTGCGGCCACACTAAAAAGCGGGTGGGTAACATCCTCACTGCTAATCAGCAAATTACAGGGGTACCCGCGGCAACACCATTTGACGGCACTCTTGCAAGAGTACGGGAAACTGGTTAAAACAACCTTCATTCTGCGATATTTGCAAAGCAAACCGTTGCGCCGCCGCATCCATGCCCAGCTTAACAAGGGGGAGCAGCTGCACGCGCTTCGTGCGTGGCTTTGGTTTGGTGGCGACGGCCATCTCCGGAGGAAACAGGAGGATGCCCAGCAAGAGACTGCCGGCTGTTTGAACGTTCTGACTAATTTGGTTGTGGTTTGGAACACGGCGTATACTCAGGAAGTCCTCAAAAAGCATCAGGAGGATGGGCACACAGTGGATGAAAATGATTTTGGGCATCTGTCTCCGGCCAGGTTTGCACATATTAACCGGTTAGGCCGTTACACTTTTCAGAAAGTCGATCAATTTGAGGAGAATGGCTTACGCCCATTGAGATCGTAA
- a CDS encoding sulfatase family protein, translating to MKFSIPRSYKPLLGAGILVGLGLLLSARFQQPAPSPPNVVLFFMDDLGYGDLSSTGALEYTTPNLDRMATEGSRFTNFLVAQAICSASRAALMTGCYPNRVGISGALGPNSPIGLNPDEETLAELLKSRGYATGIFGKWHLGDRKEFLPLQQGFDEYYGVPYSHDMWPLHPTAKFPPLYWIEGNEKKQEIKNLADAGEITSTVTAKAISFIRRNKSKPFFLYVPHPLPHVPLATSAAFRGKSKRGIFGDVLTELDASIGQVMDELKKQGIDRNTLVIFISDNGPWYNYGDHAGSTGGLREGKATTFEGGNRVPCIIRWPGMVPAGRVSNKLLTTMDILPTVARLCGAKMPKKRIDGIEWVDLLKGDDTLTPRDHFYYYFRKNSLEAIRQGDWKLVFAHPGRTYEGFLPGQDGKPGATDEKHQFPMALYDLRRDPGERYNVIEQQPELVAALKKLADEARSDLGDDLQSLTGKNRREPGRSNQ from the coding sequence ATGAAATTCAGCATTCCACGTTCTTACAAACCATTGCTTGGAGCAGGCATCCTGGTAGGCCTTGGCCTGCTGCTTAGTGCCAGATTTCAGCAACCTGCACCATCCCCTCCCAATGTCGTCTTGTTTTTCATGGATGATCTGGGCTACGGGGATCTGTCATCGACAGGTGCGTTGGAATACACGACCCCGAACCTCGACCGTATGGCCACGGAAGGATCGCGGTTCACCAATTTTTTGGTGGCGCAGGCCATTTGCAGCGCGTCTCGGGCGGCGCTGATGACGGGTTGCTACCCCAACCGGGTTGGGATATCCGGTGCGCTTGGTCCCAATTCACCTATCGGGTTAAACCCCGATGAAGAGACGCTGGCTGAGTTGTTGAAGAGCCGGGGTTATGCGACCGGTATCTTTGGAAAATGGCATTTGGGGGACCGAAAGGAATTTTTGCCCCTCCAGCAAGGCTTCGATGAGTACTACGGCGTCCCGTATTCCCACGATATGTGGCCTCTGCATCCGACCGCCAAATTTCCTCCGCTATATTGGATTGAGGGGAATGAGAAGAAGCAGGAAATCAAGAATCTGGCCGATGCCGGGGAGATCACATCCACAGTTACTGCCAAGGCTATTTCGTTCATTCGGCGCAATAAAAGCAAGCCTTTCTTTTTGTACGTCCCCCACCCATTGCCCCACGTGCCTCTGGCAACTTCGGCTGCGTTTCGGGGCAAAAGCAAGCGGGGTATTTTCGGCGATGTGCTCACCGAATTGGACGCATCCATTGGGCAGGTGATGGATGAACTTAAAAAACAAGGTATTGACAGAAATACGTTGGTGATTTTTATCAGTGACAACGGTCCCTGGTATAACTACGGCGATCACGCCGGATCAACCGGTGGTTTGAGGGAAGGGAAAGCCACTACGTTTGAAGGAGGGAACCGGGTACCTTGCATTATCCGCTGGCCCGGCATGGTGCCTGCTGGCAGGGTTAGCAACAAGCTACTCACCACGATGGACATTTTGCCAACGGTAGCCCGATTGTGCGGAGCCAAGATGCCAAAAAAACGAATTGATGGAATTGAATGGGTGGACTTACTGAAGGGTGACGATACGCTGACACCGCGCGACCATTTCTATTACTATTTTAGAAAAAACAGCCTGGAAGCCATTCGGCAGGGCGACTGGAAACTGGTATTTGCCCATCCGGGTCGAACCTACGAAGGGTTTCTGCCGGGACAGGATGGTAAACCGGGTGCCACCGATGAAAAACATCAATTTCCAATGGCTCTTTACGACCTGCGACGCGATCCCGGCGAACGGTACAACGTAATAGAGCAACAACCCGAACTGGTGGCCGCTTTGAAGAAACTGGCCGATGAAGCCCGGTCTGATTTAGGAGATGACTTACAGAGTCTTACAGGAAAAAACCGTCGCGAACCCGGACGGAGTAACCAATAA